One part of the Treponema peruense genome encodes these proteins:
- a CDS encoding biotin--[acetyl-CoA-carboxylase] ligase → MTGDNFTEESFLAELKKIASQKEYDCFHQKMYTLLQKTDSTNSELLRKISTSTSLLNSDGTRTCEGEKLHLSLVAAAQQSAGRGRVGRSYYSPPESGIYFSICYVPRAGVTDASVYTVAAAVGVCRAIDALCKTECRIKWVNDIYLNEKKVCGILTEGTLNPVSQKVEAAVIGIGINIVADAAMPRELLSKAGGICSAEGDGKLPLRTALLARVYLETVRILESSENIIGEYRARSFLSGKTVTVTPLAGTDSGSYSAEVLDITDDAGLLVQLKDKSTRTLHSGEVTLKCS, encoded by the coding sequence ATGACCGGCGATAATTTTACAGAAGAATCTTTTCTCGCGGAACTAAAAAAAATTGCGTCCCAAAAAGAATACGATTGTTTTCACCAAAAGATGTATACGCTTTTGCAAAAAACAGACAGTACAAATTCAGAACTGTTAAGAAAAATAAGCACCTCAACTTCACTTTTGAATTCTGACGGAACGCGCACCTGTGAAGGAGAAAAGCTTCATCTGTCACTTGTTGCCGCAGCACAACAGAGCGCAGGCCGCGGAAGGGTAGGACGCAGTTACTATTCCCCGCCCGAGTCCGGCATTTACTTCAGCATATGTTACGTACCGCGCGCCGGGGTAACAGATGCTTCTGTCTACACCGTGGCGGCTGCTGTAGGTGTATGCCGTGCAATAGACGCGCTTTGCAAAACAGAATGCCGTATCAAATGGGTAAACGATATTTATCTTAATGAAAAAAAAGTCTGTGGCATTCTTACCGAAGGAACACTTAATCCTGTTTCACAAAAAGTCGAAGCCGCCGTTATTGGTATAGGAATAAATATTGTTGCAGATGCAGCCATGCCGCGCGAGCTTTTGTCCAAAGCCGGGGGAATTTGTTCTGCAGAAGGTGACGGGAAGCTTCCTTTACGGACAGCACTTCTTGCACGGGTCTATCTGGAAACCGTACGTATTCTTGAGTCATCAGAAAACATTATTGGTGAATACCGCGCGCGTTCGTTTCTTTCGGGAAAGACAGTAACGGTCACGCCTCTGGCCGGAACAGACAGCGGTTCCTACAGTGCAGAGGTTCTGGACATAACAGACGATGCAGGCCTTCTTGTTCAACTCAAAGACAAAAGTACGCGCACACTTCATTCCGGCGAAGTAACACTCAAATGCAGTTAA
- a CDS encoding P-II family nitrogen regulator: MNGYTLLISVVPHNKAELISDAAVSAGSFGGTVLMGRRISSSPVMAALGLGESTRDVVMILAQNSTKENISRAIKEAAGSERAGFGVLIETGASQMLKTGTITGGTEQMSQNCKKELITVILNKGYADDAMAAARKAGAGGGTVINARGTAREDDAKFFGMHIVPEKEMLMIVVDEDKKDAVLEAVRSLDCLSVPGSGIAFSSSVNEFSLLGKA; this comes from the coding sequence ATGAACGGATACACACTTCTGATAAGCGTCGTTCCGCACAACAAGGCAGAACTTATATCAGACGCAGCAGTTTCGGCAGGGAGCTTTGGCGGAACAGTACTCATGGGACGCCGCATAAGTTCAAGCCCGGTAATGGCAGCGCTTGGACTGGGAGAATCTACCCGCGATGTAGTAATGATACTTGCCCAAAACAGCACAAAAGAAAACATATCGCGTGCAATAAAAGAAGCAGCCGGCAGTGAACGTGCAGGCTTTGGCGTCCTTATAGAAACAGGCGCCTCACAGATGCTTAAGACTGGTACAATCACAGGAGGAACAGAACAAATGTCACAGAACTGCAAAAAAGAACTCATAACCGTAATTCTCAACAAAGGATATGCAGATGATGCAATGGCCGCAGCAAGAAAAGCCGGTGCTGGCGGTGGAACGGTAATCAACGCAAGGGGAACAGCCCGCGAAGATGACGCAAAGTTTTTTGGAATGCACATTGTTCCCGAAAAAGAAATGCTTATGATTGTAGTTGACGAAGACAAAAAAGATGCCGTACTTGAAGCCGTAAGAAGTTTGGACTGTCTTTCTGTTCCCGGAAGCGGAATCGCATTCAGTTCGTCAGTGAACGAATTTTCCCTTTTGGGAAAAGCATAA